The DNA sequence CCCGCAACAGGCGACCAATATTTTTTTGGTGGGTAAGCACGACCATCAGAAAGACCACGAATCCAAATACGATAAGCAACGGGCTTTCTTTCTGCCCGAAAATGCGCAGCAACAGCAGTACGGGGAAAGCCAGAGCAGCCAGTATAGATCCCAGCGATACGTACTGCGAGGCAATAACCACCAGCAGGAAAATACCAATGCAGACAAGCGCCATTTCGGGATGCACGGCCAGCACCATACCCAGCAGAGAAGCAACGCCTTTCCCTCCTTTGAATTCGGCAAAAATCGGATACAGGTGCCCGATGACGGCAATCAGCCCGAAGACGATTTTGAACGTCATGATCTCGGTTTCGGTAATGACGTCTGCGTACCAGAGTAACGTCGACAGGATAGCAGCCGTGTAGCCTTTCAACACGTCGACCAGCATAACGACCGTACCGGCCCGTTTGCCCAGCACCCGGAATACATTCGTTGCGCCCGCGTTACCGCTGCCGTGCTGACGAACGTCGACACCAAAAAAACCCTGACCGTACCATACCGCCGTGGGGATGGATCCAATCAGGTAAGCGACTATACACGTAACACAAATTAGAAAAATATTCATCAAGGGAACTGCCTCAGTAGCCGCAGTAAATAAGAAATGACAAACTGGATCGACGAATGAAGTGAGGTGAACAGAGTTCCAAAATTAGGCTATTGTTACTAATTTCCCAACCGTGTAGTCTAGCAGCCACTGGCTTACTTATCCTACGAACCCATGAACCTACTTTCCTCCAACAATAACTTCGCGTAAATCATTCGGCGACAGGTAAGTTACTGCCGTTTCCATAATATCGGCTGCCGTAACGCTCCGCATGCGCTGGATGTAGGTTGTCAGGAAATCGGCGGGCAGGTCGTCCAGCAAAATCACTTTGTACCGATCGGCAATTTCGAAGGGCGTATTGAGCGAGCCGACAAATTCGCCCGCCATGAAGTTCTTAACCGTCTCCAGTTCGTCGGCCGAGACGGGCTCCGTTTGCAACACCCGTATCTCTTTCCGGATCTCATCCAGCGTCTGCTGGGTATTCTCTTTATTGACATCCGTTCCGATCAGGAAATATCCATCCCGCCGAAACGACGGCATATTTGAGGAGATGCCGTAGGTAAATCCTTTTTCTTCCCGGATATTTTTCATGAGCCGGGAGCCAAAATACCCACCCAGAATTTCATTCGTCACCAGCATCTTGAAGAAGTCGGGATGCGACCGGGTAAACAACCGGCGGCCCACTCGGATAGACGACTGGATACTGTCGGGCTTCTCAGCCAGTACAGGCAAGGTATCATCTGCGGGCAGCCCGCCCGAAAAGGCAACCAGCTGATCGGTCCGGACCGGCAACTGGCCCAGCTCCCGGTTAATCAGCAGGACTTCATTTTCCGCAGCCTGTCCGGCTACTACCAGCTGGAAGGGACGGTTACGGATAGCGCGCTCGTAAAAGTCAACGACGCCCTCACGCGTTAGTTGCTCAATCGCGTCGGGTCGCTGGCTCCGGCCGTAGGGGTGATCAAATCCAAACAGCTTTTCGCGAAACAGCACCCCAGCCAGATACGCATTCTTCTCGTAGTTGACGCGCAGGTTTTGCAGGGTAATGTTGCGCAGTTCGTCCAGTTCTTTCTGCGGAAAGGTGGGTTCGGTAAGCAACTCCCGAAGCACGGGCAGTACGTTGGGCAGAAATTTAGTCAGGCAGTAGATGACCATACTGGCCCGGTCAGGACCACTGTTCAGCTCCAGGAAAGCACCGTAGCGATCGAAGTATTCACTGATCTGGGCCGATGTGCGGGACGCGGTGCCTTCAGCCAGCATTTTTTGGGCAAAAAACGCGGTGCCGGGCGTTTGTTCGTACCAGGTTCCAGCGTCAAATACGCACTCCAGCCGCAGCACAGGTTGCTGCTCAACGGCAATCAGGTGCAGTAAAATACCGTTGTCCAGTGTATGCTGCTGAACGGCAGGAAGCTGAATTTCCTGGATGGCCTGAAAAGCCGGCGACTGTGTTCTGTCTAGAATCATTGGTGCGAAAACGAGATAAAATAAAATGGCATTCCGGGTAGAATGCCATTGGTAACGTCAACATAGCCTGCGGAGAAACACAGGTACGGCTTAGTTTTCGTCGGCGCTGGATACGTCGTCGTTAAGCACGCTATTGGCGCCATTCAGATTCAGCAGTAACGAAATCCGGAACGTCTGCGACAGAGGGCTTCCCTGCTGCACGGGCAGCAAATAAGAGAAGTCAACCCCAAACCGGTCCTGAAGCCGTAGACCCAGACCTGTCGTGACGTATTTACGTCCGCCTTTGGTATTCGATTCGCCGAAATAACCGGCCCGAACGGCAAACTGTTCGTTGTACCAGTACTCGATCCCGGTCGATATGGTGAACTCCCGGAGCTCCTCGCTGAAACCACCGGGCGCGTCGGTAAAGGAACCGAAAACGGAGCTGAAGTAATTCTTATTGGCGTTGATGTTGGTTGGCGTCCCGTTCACATTCTGAATGTTCGGGGTAGGCACCATCAGCTTATTTACGTCGGCAATGATATTGAACTTGTTGTACTGATCGGCGTAATACGTAATAGCCGTACCCAACCGCAGGTTCGTTGGAATGAAATACCGCTCGTTGCCGCCGTAGTTGATCCGGCCGCCCAGGTTGGAGATCATCCCCCCGAAGGCCCAGCCCAGTCCTTTACCCGTTGCATTGTCACGCGCTTCGTTGCGGTAAAAGGCGCTGATGTCGGCAGCCGCCGTAGCACCCGGCTTCAGACCAGGCGTACTGCTTCCGGAAGCCAGGTTAGAGTTGAGGTATTTAAGGTCGACACCCAGCGAGAAGTTACGCGATAGCCGCTGCGCGAACGTAGCGGTGATGGCATACTCGCGGGAGTTGAAGGTACCGGCAGCCACGCCCGTTGCCGTCGTGAAGTTAACGGTACCCAAGTCGAAGTACATGAGCGAACCACCCACTACCGAGTTTTTGCCTACTTTGGAATAGCCACTCAGGTAGGTGTAGTACATATCGCCAATCAGTTCGCGCAACCAGGGCGTGTAGGAGATCGATGCACCTTTGTCCTGTTTGGCAAACACCAGCTTCGAGGGGTTCCAGAAGATAGCATTGGCATCGGCATCACCCAGGGCAACACCCGCTTCACCCAGCGCGCCGGAGCGGGCATCGGGTGTGAAATTCAGGAAGGGTACAGACGATGTCGGAACATTCAGTGCCTGACCATTCAGGTTTGTGGGAGTAGACTGGGCGGAAACGACGAGGGGAACAAAACTGCAAACGCCGAGAAGAACACGAAAAAAATTGTGCTTCATACAAAAAGTGTTGGTCAACGACAGCAACTGATGGTGGAAGGATAGCAGTTCTGCGTGGTCAAAATTACAAGGAAACGTTGGATTAGAAAAAAGTGGGTCAATTTAAACCGGCAATTCATTTTAATAATAGTAACCGGCTCTTTCCTACGGCCGAAGAGCCATCGACGGCCGAACGAACCTGTAGACGAATGACATACGGGCCGTTTGGCAGCGGTTGTCCCGCCGTCGTCTGCCCGTTCCAGGTCCCGACAGCCAGCGTTGCCGGACAGTCAGAACACTGCCCCGCCTGCTGATTTACTAGACGGCCGCTGAGATCGTAGATATCGACAGTCCAGTCCAGTGGGTCCCCCGTTCGGTTCAGTTCAACGGTGAGCGTCGCTTCCGTACGAATGGGGTTAGGCGTGGCTCCCAGGGTGCGCACCGCCAGCCCCAGCGGCTCGGAAACTACTATGCTCAACGCCCCCTCCACTGAATTATTGTTTATATCCCACGCCTTCACGCGTACCTTATAGTTACCCGGTGTCACATTTCGGAACGTATAGCGTGCTTCACCCTGCCGCCCGCTACTGCCATCGGCTACAAACACATCGTTAAGAACAACGGGCGGCTGGTTGTCCAGTTGCGCCGTCAGTTCATGCCCCAGTCCCGAACGCGCTATGTTGATACCCTGGTTATCGACCAGGCCAATGCGCAGTGTTACGTCCGGACCAGTCACCTGAACGACATCGCCCTGCGTTGTTCCCTCGACGATAGAAAGTGTCATAACGGGCGGCTCCGTATCGAAAGTATCGGCTAGTACACTGCTGCCCACTCGCAAACTGTCGTAACTCCCGAAAGCGTCGAGCAGGCTATCGGCCTGGATAGCGTAGCTGTAGAGTTTAGCCTGGCCAACGGTATAATCGATATCTTTGGGCATGGTGAACCGAACTACGAACCGCCCCTGCTGCACCGGCACCTGACCCGTAAAAATCGTATTCGAGAACGACTGGTAATTCATTTTAGGACTATCAGCTTCGGCCCCCAGGGTCGTTTTGGTCGTTGCCTTGTCATACAGCGTTACCCGCAGCGTACCCGTGAAATCAGTCAATCGCTGTCCCTGCTGCTGCACTTCACCCGTTAGCTCAACAGCCTGGAGCGCCCGCAACGTATCCGGCCGACTACCGGTTACAGTCCGACCATTCACCTGTGTAAGCACTACCTGCGCTTTGGGGTAAGCCAGACGCATGGATGGATCGCCCAGGAGCGCAAAGTTACGGTTGACCGGTCCGCTCAAACTGTTGTTCTTCGTAATCCGCATCACGTCACCCAGCCTGGGCATCTCCCCGTCGATCGGACGGAAAACGGCTTTGTAAAAAGCGTCATTCAGCAGAAAGTTAGTATTGGCGTAGACGGGGCGCGTCGTGGTCAGCAGCCCAACCGCACCACCCGTCCGACTCAGCAGCAGCAGCTCGGCTCCGGATGTGGTATTCGGATCATCATAGCGCCCGAACTGGCAGGTAGCCGTTACGAACAACGGTAGCCGCTTGTTTTTCCACGACTGAATTTCCTGCAGGGTAACGATCTGCTCATCAGCCAGCGTCAATACGCCACCGTGTCCGCTATAGTTGACAATCAGCCGACCATCGGTAACGGCACGAGTAATCCGCTCATTGACCAGGGGTGCTTTCTGACCACCGTCGAACGTTTCCTGCGGAAAATCGCCCAGGAAAATCCGTTCGGGCCGGTAAGCCGGGGCCTGGCTTTCAATGCTGACGGCCAGCTTATCGGCATCTTTCTGGTGAATATTGTAGTCCCCATCATCGGCAATGAGCGTCACCTGCGTTTGCCAGTCGCCCACCAGGGCGGGGTCGGTAGCGTACCGGATCAGCTTATCGACAACGGTCCGGGCTTCATCGATCGACTTGACAGGCAGCCGTCCTACCCCCACTTCCATCCGGTGATCGTCCGCGCCCGATTCAGGCCAGTCGCCTTCGGTAGCGTCCATAAACCCAAAATAGTCGTCCGACGAATAGCTCTCAACGGGATGTAATGACTGACGGCTTTCGTAAACGGGTACCATATTCGCCTGCTGGCCGGCGCTGACCTGTTGGTAGATATTCTTGTAATCGAACGTAGCGTCGCCCATCAGCAGCACATAGCGCAGTTGGTTCGGCTGTTTCTGGTAGAAATATCGGATCGCATCCCGGATGGCGGTGGGGTCAGGCTGACCGGAACCAAACTCATTAAAGACCTGCGCCGTAGTCACGACCAGCACCGCGAGCTTTTCGTTCTGCCGACGGAAGGCAGCCAGCCGTTCGGCCTGATCGAGCCAGGCCGCGGGGGTTACAATGAGCAGATTAGGAGATGGCTGCCCCCGCAGGTTCTGATTGCCTACGGTTGCCAGCGATACAGGTGACCGGAACTGGGCATCGGTGAACAGCATATAATCGCTGCGAGTGGTACTGATCCAGCCAGCCTCCTGCGCGGCTGACCGCACATAAGCCTGCTCAATGGGTCGCAATGGATCCGTTACGTCCCAGACCCGCAGGCTGGCAGTAGTCTGCCGGACGGCGACCTGCCCGGCGGCCACTTGGCGAACCCAGGTAGGTTGCTCATACTGCCGCAGTTCGCGCCGGGCCTGAACCGCCAGAAAGTCGAGGTAACCCACCGCCGAGCGTTGAGTACTGTTTAAAAAAGTCAGGGCTAGCCGAATGGGACTTGTAACCGGTCCGGGAACAACAGAAAACGTATCCGTCCGGACAACGCCCTGGTAGTCGTATTCAGCCCCCGAAATGGCAGGCACGAGCACGTTCCCCACCGTTTGACTGTTGAACTGCAGCCGGAATTCAATGGGAGTAAGCGCTCCGGCCATAACCGAAGCCGTCAACCGAACTGGCATGCCAGCCACCAGCCCCGGCATATCGAAAGGAATGGTCTGGGTTGTGTCGAGCGACATATACTCGCCCAGCCACTCCCGGCCGGAGTGAACCCGCTGGAGCTTTTTTATTTCTTTTTCGTGAAACTGGTAATCATCGAACGTAGTAACCAATGGCGTAGCGGTCACCGCTCCGGCCGGGCGGCTGCTCACGCGCAGCCCCGCCGAGGGTCCAATGGTTACGTAATAAAATGTCGTGTCGGTGTAGGGGTTGATCTGATGGCCAAACCGCCGGGTCAGCGTATCGTAACGGATGGTGTGCGGACTTTGTCCGACAAACAGAATAGCGTCGCCCGCGTCGAAACGCCCATCGGACTCACCGGTCACCTGGATCGCGTTTTCGGTCAGGTCAACAGCGCGGGGCGCTGCGTTTAGTTGCGGCAGTGGTGCTCCGCCGTTACCATACAAACGAATCCGGCGCGGATCGGCCGAGGCAAAGGCCGGATTGAGCCGCGCAAGAGCCGCCTGATCGAGCCGGTATACTCCCGATTGCGTCACGCCAATCTTGACCCAGACGCCCTGCTGCAGCACCGACTGAGCCAGCGATGGGATCGACGCAAGGATCAGGAGTGCGCAGGAAATGAATCCTGCAAGCCAGCCACGCCGGTCAGGACGACCAGCCTTTCGTTTGCTCCCTCCTGCTTCCCGGCTAGTATTCATTACGCATGTGTTCCTGTTCTTTTATTCGCTGACATCTACCAGCGCGTGGGCCAGAATAGCGTAGGACCTTCCCGACACCACCTCTTTACAAACGACGCGGGTTCGGCGCATGGTACCACGCACGTAGGTCTTTTTTGCAAACCGGAACGACTGGCCTTCCCGCACATCGCGGAGCAGCACCTGACCGGCCTGGGCAGGCTCGGTTGTGGCCGTCGGATCAGTTTGCCGTAGTGCCAGCATCAGCGCCGGACTGGCCGACGTCGTAGCAGCTGGCCGGGCCATATAATTCCGAAGTGGCTCCAGGATCGGAGCCGGGAAAACAGCTTCTGTCAGCAGGGGTTGCATAAGCCGTTGAAAAGCTGTTTGCCACGACCGCCCGTGCGGTTTTCCGCGCTTACGAAGCGTCTGGTGCACCGCTGCGTGGGCTACTTCGTGGATGTATGTAATCAGAAAGGCGTGTGGGTTCAGATCGGCATTGACGGTAATGAACGTATCCCCCTCTGGTAATACCCGGAAATCGCCCAGCCGCGTCCGCCGTGGTTTTACCACTCGAAAAGTAAAGCGGTACTGATGCCAGAGTGTCCGGCCGTATGCCGCCGATGCTGCTGGCAAGTAGGTGTCAAATAAATCGGTCAAAATAACAAACCTGTTTAGGTTGCCTATGCGGCTTACTGCATCCTGAACGGCCAGGATACGTTCTTATCGTTTGGTGGCTACGCGAATCAGGATCAGCGCCAGCCCCACGAAGGCTAGCGCTCCGAGCACCATATAACCCCCTTCGCCCAGCGCACCAGCCAGCGCTGGCTCGAGTGTGATGGACGTCAGCGCATTATAAATACCATCATTCACCGACAAAAGTGCGACGGCAACTCCCGCCAGGGCACCCCCGGCTACCAGCCCCGTTGCAAACAGGTTCCCCCGACCCAAGTCCGCATCCTCTTCGACCGTACCGCGCCGTTTGGCGTTGGCATCGACAATGTATTTGACCAGACCACCGGCAAAAATGGGCAGCGTTGTGGACAGCGGCAGGTATAGTCCAACCGCAAACGCCAGCGCACTAACACCTACCAGCTCGAAGACGAAAGCAATGAATGCACCCACTAATACGAACTGCCAGTCGAGGTTGAACGACAGCAGCCCCTTGATGAGCGTTGCCATCAGTGTTCCCTGCGGAGCCGGAAACTTATCGGAGCCAATGGCATGCGTAATACCCTGGGCCAGCAGATCGGGCGTGGGTGTATCGAGTACTTTCACCGTGGCACCCACCACCAGCGACGAAACGACAACGCCGATGAACAACGCCATTTGCTGGTACTTGGGTGTTGCCCCGATAAGGTAGCCCGTCTTCAAATCCTGCGACGTAGCCCCGGCGTTTGCCGCAGCTACGCAGATCATACTACCGACCACCAGCACCGCCGGCTCGTACACTTTGCCCGTTAAACCAAAGGCAATGAAAACGAGTGAGGTCCCCATAATTGTCGCAATTGTCATCCCCGATACGGGCGACGACGACGAGCCGATCAGCCCGACAATGCGGCTGGCTACCGTTACGAAGAAAAAACCAAACACAATAACGAGGATAGCAATCAGTAGCTTCGTCAGCATCGAATCGCCGGGGATTTGCGGCAGCAGTACCATCAGGCCTACCAGTATGGCACTGCCTATGACCACGATCTTAACTGAAAGATCCTGCTCGGTCCGGGGAACACGGGTCAGAGCGGTCTGATTCGGAGTTGTGCTGCCCGCGCCGGCGAAACTCTGCCGGAACGACGATATGATAGTCGGGATGGTTTTGATCAGGGTCATAAATCCACCTGCCGTTACTGCACCGGCCCCAATCTGGCGGATATAGGCGCGGTAGATAGCCGCTGCCGTATCGGCGAAGGTGTGCGTGGCGGGGTTCCAGCCACCGGGTCCGCCCGCCGTTTGCAGGTTAGCGAGGTAGCCAAGTTTCTGAAGCTGGAGCGCAATGGTATCGCCCGGCACAACCGATGCCAGCAGCGGAATCAGCCCCAGCCACGCCAGAATCCCCCCCCTACCAGCACGGCCGAGATACGAAAACCGATGATATAACCCACCCCGAGGTATTCCGGAGTTATCTCCCCGGCCACCTGCGCCGATGGGAAGTAGCGGTTTGTTTGTTTCGTGGCCCAGACCGGCACCTCGGCAATAACGTGTAGCACTTTTTGCAGCACGGCGTAGAGCAGGGCAATACCGAGTCCCTGATAAGCCGTTTTGGCAAAGTCACCACCCCGCTCCCCGGCAATCAGCACCGACGCACAGGCTGTCCCCTCCGGGTAGGGCAAGGTATCATGTTCCTGCACGATAAGGGACCGACGCAGCGGTATCATCATGAGCGTACCTACCAATCCACCAAGAATAGCGAGCGTCAGGATAGTCCAGTAATTGAAGAAGTCAGCGCTGACACCGTCTGTCAGGAATAAAAAGCCCGGCATCGTAAACACCACCCCCGATGCGATACTCTCACCCGCCGAGCCGGTTGTCTGGATAATGTTGTTTTCGAGAATGGTCGTGTTCAAAAACCGGCGTCCCAGCGAAATAGCCAGTACCGCAATGGGTATCGACGCCGACACCGACAAACCGGCTTTCAGCGAGAGGTAAACCGTAGCCGCTCCAAACAGCACGCCAAATACCGCACCAGTAATAATAGCTTTGAGCGTGAACTCCGCCGGCGACTCGGAAGCGGGAACGAACGGTTTATGAACCGGGGTAGCGTTGGGGACCATGTTGATTGAATTTGGCCCAAAAGAAAGGAAAAATCGGCATCAATCGAAAAGGCTTGACAATGTGCGCGGTTTACGCGTATGTTTGTTCTACCAAAGTATACTAAAGCGGGAGTAGCTCAGTTGGTAGAGCGGCAGCTTCCCAAGCTGCAGGCCGTGGGTTCGAGACCCATTTCCCGCTCCATGATTCCGTGTTCACCGTCAGGCACTTACGACAACAGTCGTGAGTGCTTTTCTCGTTTTAGAGATTCTTGTTTCCCCCTTTGCCCAAATAAAATCGACATAGTATTTCAGGATCGATTCACGCCCCCCTGTCATTCGGGGTACTACGTCTATTAACCTGATCCGTTTAGTACCCGCCTGATTGTCGTTCACATGACTGGCGTAAACTCCCATTGCATTAAACCTAGGGCTTCTAACCCATGACTTGTTTCGCCGGCAGGAGTACCAGACCCGTTACGACCACTCGTCTGGCTGACGCCCATATCTATTGTCGGATTCAACCCCGTACCTTGTATATTACAATCGTTAACCAAGGCTAAGCGGTAGCAACCTACGGCCCTTTCGGTATGAGATTCATCTTCACCGCGACACCCGAATTTGACTTCATGACGTACTTTGCCCGTCACATACAGGCTACGGTACACAATGGTCTGCTGACCATACCCGAATCTTTAGGACAGGGTTACCTACGGAAGTTAGCATTCGGGCCAGACTTTAAAATAACGATTCACCGATACCTGCTCAAGGAAGATCTTGTGCTGGAACGCAATACGTCCGGTCTGGGTAATGATCTGATCACCGTTTTCTTTTATAGCAACGAGCAAGCTCTCCAGATCGCTTATAACGAAGACAACCAGGTACTGTTTTCCCAGCGCGACGAGTCAGCGATCCAGGTCACCTCCAACGATCTTAGTTCAACCATTCGTTTTCCCGCGCACCAGCAAATTCACTACGTGGTAGTGGCCCTGACGCCAGCGCGATTAACTGAGCTGCTGGCCGTCAATGAACCTAATTCGGTTCTTCGGACCATTACCCGTAGCGGTAGTTCTTTTCTCTTCTTTGAACGCATGGCTGCCGAGTCCAAGCTACTCCTGAAGAACATGGCCGCCGTGGACATGCACAACCCCATGAGCCATTTCTACATGCACATTAAAGTACAGGAACTGCTTTATCTGGTTTTTCATAAACTGTCTTTACGCGAAAGCGCTGCCCATCAGACGATGAATAGCGCCGACGCGGAACGGCTTTTGTATATCCGCAACGAAGTTATCAGCGACCTAAGCGTGCCGCCGGTACTTCGCGAACTGGCACAGGTGGCCGCCATGAGCGAAACCAAACTCAAACAGCTTTTCAAGCAAACATTTGGTACTACGATCTACACCTATTTCCAGCAAGCGAGAATGGAAGAAGCGGCATTCCTCCTTAAACAAGGCAGGCATTCTGTTAGCGAGGTAGGCTATGAACTGGGCTTTTCGAACTTAAGCCACTTCAGCCGACTTTTCGAAAAGCACTATGGCCTAAACCCGAAGCGATACTCCTACTCCTAGTGCGCTCGTTACCCCAAATAATTGGGGGGATATACATGCTGGCCGTGCTTTCCGGCGATAGCCTGTAGCTGCCTGATGGTCGCTGCATCAAAATGGGGTACCGGCAGAAACTGTCCGGCTGCAACAGGCTGGCCGATTTCCTCAAGGAACGTTTCCAGACCAGCCGGTACTACGGTGCACAGCAAATGGGCTGTTTGCCCAGTCTTATTGGTAAAACCATGTACCACGCCCCCCCTAGGAATGTTGATAAATGATCCTTTCGTCGCGGTGTAGTTGCCAAATTCCGATTTGACCTCGATTTCACCGTCAATCACATAGAAGGACTCTTCAAAGGCTGCATGGGCATGTGGTCCGGGTCCACCGCCGGGAGGAATCAGCATATCAATGGTGGCGAAAGCACCCGCCGTATCTTTTCCGCCCACCAGGACCCGGTAGGTATCACCAACGACAGAGATACTTTGCCCCGCTTCAGGAGCCATCATGAACGGTTTTTTATGATTTTCCATACGAGTTGATTTTTTAGTACGCCACAAATTTCGGGGGGTGCTCCGCTGGAAACTATTCCGATAAGACAGCAAATCAGTCCGATCGGACAAACCAGCTCGTATAATCCACAGCCCTGTCTGATCATGACGTAGCGAATGTTCACCCATAGGCGCAGACCCTGAGAAAAAGGCACGCTGTCGTCCCGAGGGACAAGGCATCTTTGCCGAAACCAGGTTTCGGACTAAACCAAGCTGATCGCTCCAGCACTTGCTCCTCGTCATTAAAAGACTGCATCGATGCACTGGTCCCTTGGTGATCTGGCTACGATCCATCTTGATTCATACCGGCCAGATGCTGTCTGGGCTAACTGTCCCCGTCGGATTCGACTATTTTTCCGGCTTTTTGCGCTATTTACCCTCCTTTAGCCAGCCCAACTTTGCGGTGTCGAAACTAAAACACACAGCAATGAAAAAATTAGTAATGCCTTTTTCGCAAGGTGCGCTTCGGTTAAAAAACCACGTTGTTATGGCCCCGATGACCCGCAGCCGGGCGCTGGACAATTTACCCAATGAATTGATGGCTACTTATTACAGGCAGCGTTCCGGCGCGGGTCTGATCGTAACCGAAGGGACATCACCCAGCCCCGAGGGATTGGGCTACCCCCGCATTCCAGGCATTTTTTCTGAAGCGCAGGTTGAGGGCTGGAAAGCCGTAACGGCAGGTGTACACGAAGACGGTTCCCGTATATTCCTTCAGTTGATGCACACCGGCAGGATCGCCCATATTGCGAATCTGCCAGAGGGCTACCGACCGGTGGGCGTTTCTGCCATCAAAGCGGCCGGCGAGATTTTTACCGACACCGCGGGTTTGCAGGAGCATTCTGTACCGGTAGCGCTGGATACAGAAGGCATAGCCAGAGTGATCAGTGATTACGTTCAGGCGGCCCGGAACGCTGTTCGGGCTGGTTTCGACGGGGTAGAACTTCACGGTGCCAACGGCTACCTGCTAGAGCAATCGTTAAATCCCCATGTCAACAACCGCACGGACCACTATGGTGGAAGTATTGACAATCGGTGCCGCTTGACCCTCGAAATCGTTGGCAGGATAGCCGGGGCCATCGGCGCCGACAAGGTGGGTTTACGTCTATCACCCTATTCTCTGCTGAGCGATATGCCAGCGTACGACGAAGAAACGGTTCATCAGACCTATGCCTACCTCAGTGGCGAATTAAACCGTCTGGGTATTGCCTATCTCCATATTTCCGACAGCCCGTCAATACCGCAGAAAACGCATCAGGCAATCCGCAGTGCCTTTTCCAGTACGCTGATCTACTGCAATGGATTAACCGCAGCAACAGCTGAAGCCAAACTGCAGGACGGTTCGGCCGATCTGGTGGCCTTTGGCCGAAGCTTTCTGGCCAACCCCGACTTCATGAAACGGATCGAAAAAAAAGGCCCTTTCAATGAGGTAGACTATACAACCTTGTATGCGCCCGGTGCAGACGGGTACATCGACTATCCGGTACTGGATGAGTTGCCTCAACTCGTGTAGCCCACAATCCCAACCAAGACTCGTCACTTTTCACAATAACCAGGCCTTTCTTTCACTCTTAAAACACGCAACATCATGAAAAAAGTACAGTATAACCAGTTTGGCGACGAAAGCGTACTGGATGTAGTTGAGCAGGCAGTGCCCGCTATCAAGAACGATCAGCTGCTGATCCGGGTAAAAGCGGTTTCCATTAATCCGCTGGACTGGAAAGTATATGGCGGAGAAATGACGTTGATGTCCGGGTCCAAATTCCCTAAATCGCTGGGTATCGATTTCTCGG is a window from the Spirosoma rigui genome containing:
- a CDS encoding SprT-like domain-containing protein; this translates as MTDLFDTYLPAASAAYGRTLWHQYRFTFRVVKPRRTRLGDFRVLPEGDTFITVNADLNPHAFLITYIHEVAHAAVHQTLRKRGKPHGRSWQTAFQRLMQPLLTEAVFPAPILEPLRNYMARPAATTSASPALMLALRQTDPTATTEPAQAGQVLLRDVREGQSFRFAKKTYVRGTMRRTRVVCKEVVSGRSYAILAHALVDVSE
- a CDS encoding helix-turn-helix transcriptional regulator, producing the protein MRFIFTATPEFDFMTYFARHIQATVHNGLLTIPESLGQGYLRKLAFGPDFKITIHRYLLKEDLVLERNTSGLGNDLITVFFYSNEQALQIAYNEDNQVLFSQRDESAIQVTSNDLSSTIRFPAHQQIHYVVVALTPARLTELLAVNEPNSVLRTITRSGSSFLFFERMAAESKLLLKNMAAVDMHNPMSHFYMHIKVQELLYLVFHKLSLRESAAHQTMNSADAERLLYIRNEVISDLSVPPVLRELAQVAAMSETKLKQLFKQTFGTTIYTYFQQARMEEAAFLLKQGRHSVSEVGYELGFSNLSHFSRLFEKHYGLNPKRYSYS
- a CDS encoding cupin domain-containing protein, yielding MENHKKPFMMAPEAGQSISVVGDTYRVLVGGKDTAGAFATIDMLIPPGGGPGPHAHAAFEESFYVIDGEIEVKSEFGNYTATKGSFINIPRGGVVHGFTNKTGQTAHLLCTVVPAGLETFLEEIGQPVAAGQFLPVPHFDAATIRQLQAIAGKHGQHVYPPNYLG
- a CDS encoding alkene reductase, translating into MKKLVMPFSQGALRLKNHVVMAPMTRSRALDNLPNELMATYYRQRSGAGLIVTEGTSPSPEGLGYPRIPGIFSEAQVEGWKAVTAGVHEDGSRIFLQLMHTGRIAHIANLPEGYRPVGVSAIKAAGEIFTDTAGLQEHSVPVALDTEGIARVISDYVQAARNAVRAGFDGVELHGANGYLLEQSLNPHVNNRTDHYGGSIDNRCRLTLEIVGRIAGAIGADKVGLRLSPYSLLSDMPAYDEETVHQTYAYLSGELNRLGIAYLHISDSPSIPQKTHQAIRSAFSSTLIYCNGLTAATAEAKLQDGSADLVAFGRSFLANPDFMKRIEKKGPFNEVDYTTLYAPGADGYIDYPVLDELPQLV